One Nicotiana tomentosiformis chromosome 4, ASM39032v3, whole genome shotgun sequence genomic window carries:
- the LOC138909883 gene encoding uncharacterized protein — MAPYEASYGRQCRTLVGWFEPGEARLLGTDLVQDALDKVKMIQEQLLTAQSRQKSYANRNVHDVAYMVGEKVLLKVSPMKGVMRFGKKGKLSPWHIVPFEKYIGDPSHVLDFSTVQLDGDLTYDMEPVAILDRQVPCNQTTDMEICT, encoded by the exons atggctccatatgaggcttcgTATGGGAGACAATGTAGAActttggtgggttggtttgagcctggggaggctaggctattgggtactgacttggtccaggatgctttggacaaggttaagatgattcaggagcagcttcttacggcacagtctagacaaaagagttatgccaacaggAATGTccatgatgttgcttacatggttggtgAGAAGGTACttctcaaggtttcacccatgaagggtgttatgaggttcgggaagaaaggcaagttgagcccttggcaTATTGTGCCATTTGAG aagtatatcgGTGacccatctcatgttttggattttagcacagttcagttggatggtgatctgacttatgatatggagccggtggctattttggatcgacag GTACCTTGCAATCAGACGACTGATATGGAAATTTGTACATAG